Proteins encoded in a region of the Pseudomonas sp. GOM7 genome:
- the dapC gene encoding succinyldiaminopimelate transaminase codes for MNHALAQLQPYPFEKLRALLADAQPAADRAPIALSIGEPKHRSPDFVAQALTANLDKLAVYPTTLGLPELRQSIAAWCERRFGVPAGWLDAARHVLPVNGTREALFAFTQAVVDRDAQGLVVSPNPFYQIYEGAAFLAGAEPHYLPCLEDHGFNPDFDAVPTEVWQRCQILFLCSPGNPTGALIPLETLKKLIALADEHDFVIAADECYSELYFDEDAPPPGLLSACAELGRRDFARCVVFHSLSKRSNLPGLRSGFVAGDAEILKHFLLYRTYHGCAMPVQTQLASVAAWNDEAHVRANRDLYREKFDAVLKILAPVMDVQRPDGGFYLWARTPGDDTQFTRELFVAEHVTVVPGSYLSREVDGVNPGAGRVRMALVAPLAECIEAAERIARFIRSA; via the coding sequence ATGAACCACGCCCTCGCCCAGTTGCAGCCCTACCCGTTCGAGAAACTCCGCGCCCTGCTCGCCGATGCGCAGCCCGCCGCCGACCGCGCGCCCATCGCCCTGTCCATTGGCGAGCCCAAGCATCGCTCGCCGGACTTCGTCGCCCAGGCGCTGACCGCCAACCTCGACAAACTGGCGGTGTACCCGACCACCCTGGGTCTGCCGGAACTGCGCCAGAGCATCGCCGCCTGGTGCGAGCGCCGCTTCGGCGTGCCCGCAGGCTGGCTGGATGCGGCGCGCCACGTGCTGCCGGTCAACGGCACCCGCGAAGCGCTGTTCGCCTTCACCCAGGCGGTGGTCGACCGCGATGCCCAGGGCCTGGTGGTCAGCCCCAACCCCTTCTACCAGATCTATGAAGGCGCGGCCTTTCTCGCTGGCGCTGAACCGCACTACCTGCCGTGCCTGGAAGACCATGGCTTCAACCCGGACTTCGATGCCGTGCCGACGGAGGTCTGGCAGCGCTGCCAGATCCTGTTCCTGTGCTCGCCAGGCAACCCCACCGGCGCGCTGATCCCGCTGGAAACCCTGAAGAAGCTGATCGCCCTGGCCGACGAGCACGATTTCGTCATCGCCGCCGACGAGTGCTACAGCGAGCTGTATTTCGACGAGGACGCACCACCGCCCGGCCTGCTCAGCGCCTGCGCCGAGCTGGGCCGCCGCGATTTCGCACGCTGCGTGGTGTTCCACAGCCTGTCCAAACGCTCCAATCTGCCGGGCTTGCGCTCGGGCTTCGTGGCCGGCGATGCCGAGATTCTCAAGCACTTTCTGCTCTATCGCACCTACCACGGCTGCGCCATGCCGGTGCAGACCCAGCTCGCCAGCGTCGCCGCCTGGAACGACGAAGCGCACGTGCGCGCCAACCGCGACCTGTACCGCGAGAAGTTCGATGCCGTACTGAAAATCCTGGCCCCGGTGATGGACGTGCAACGCCCGGATGGCGGCTTCTACCTCTGGGCCCGCACGCCGGGCGACGATACACAGTTCACCCGCGAGCTCTTCGTGGCCGAACACGTCACCGTGGTGCCGGGCTCCTACCTATCGCGTGAGGTGGATGGCGTCAACCCGGGGGCTGGGCGCGTGCGCATGGCCCTGGTCGCGCCGCTGGCCGAGTGCATCGAAGCGGCCGAGCGCATCGCGCGATTCATTCGTAGCGCCTGA
- a CDS encoding methyl-accepting chemotaxis protein, protein MGNSSEQAARTDSVAAAINELGAAAQEIARNAADASQQASEARRNAEEGQGMVERTLAAMGDLSEKIQASGNHIELLSEKSNDIGQILDVIKGISEQTNLLALNAAIEAARAGEAGRGFAVVADEVRNLAQRTQSSAQEIQQMIEQLQAGARDAVATMTESRRFSEDSVRIGGQAGENLRGVTQRIGEIDGMNQSVATATEEQTSVIESLNMDITEINTLNQDGVRNLQASLSACTELDQQVGRLKHLVDSFRI, encoded by the coding sequence ATGGGTAACTCCAGCGAGCAGGCGGCGCGCACCGACAGCGTGGCGGCGGCGATCAACGAGCTGGGCGCTGCTGCCCAGGAAATCGCCCGCAACGCCGCTGATGCCTCGCAACAGGCCAGCGAGGCACGGCGCAATGCCGAGGAAGGGCAGGGCATGGTCGAGCGCACCCTGGCGGCGATGGGCGACCTGTCGGAGAAGATCCAGGCGTCCGGCAACCATATCGAGCTGCTCAGCGAGAAGAGCAACGACATCGGCCAGATTCTCGACGTGATCAAGGGTATTTCCGAGCAGACCAACCTGCTCGCGCTCAATGCCGCCATCGAGGCCGCCCGCGCCGGCGAGGCTGGGCGTGGTTTCGCCGTGGTGGCCGACGAGGTGCGTAACCTGGCCCAGCGCACGCAGAGCTCGGCGCAGGAGATCCAGCAGATGATCGAACAGCTCCAGGCTGGTGCCCGCGATGCCGTGGCGACCATGACCGAGAGCCGGCGTTTCAGCGAGGACAGCGTGCGCATCGGCGGCCAGGCCGGGGAGAACCTGCGTGGCGTGACCCAGCGCATCGGCGAGATCGACGGCATGAACCAGTCGGTGGCCACCGCTACCGAGGAGCAGACCTCGGTGATCGAGAGCCTGAACATGGACATCACCGAGATCAACACCCTGAACCAGGATGGCGTGCGCAACCTGCAGGCCAGCCTCAGTGCCTGTACCGAGCTGGATCAGCAGGTCGGGCGGCTCAAGCACCTGGTGGACAGCTTCAGGATTTGA
- a CDS encoding [protein-PII] uridylyltransferase translates to MPQMDTELFDRGQFQAELALKSSPIAAFKKAIRQAHEVLDSRYRAGREIRRLVEDRAWFVDQILQEAWKRFSWCEDADIALLAVGGYGRGELHPYSDIDLLILLDSSDHEIFREPIEGFLTLLWDIGLEVGQSVRSVDECAEEARADLTVITNLMESRTIAGPEHLRQRMQQVTSPEQMWPSKHFYLAKREERKARHGKYNDTEYNLEPNVKGSPGGLRDIQTILWVARRQFGTLNLQALVSHGFLLESEYALLASSQEFLWKVRYALHMLAGRAEDRLLFDYQVKIAALFGYKDGDGKRSIEHFMQKYYRVVMGISELSDLLNQHFEEVILRAAESSQCTPLNSRFQVRDGYIEAIHPNIFKRTPFAILEIFVLMAQHPEIKGVRAGTIRLLRDSRHLIDDDFRKDIRNTSLFIELFKCKEGIHRNLRRMNRYGILGRYLPEFGDIVGQMQHDLFHIYTVDAHTLNLIKHLRKFRWPELAEKFPLASKIIERLPKPELIYLAGLYHDIGKGRGGDHSELGALDAEAFARRHHLPAWDSALIVWLVQHHLVMSTTAQRKDLSDPQVIHDFAQFVGDQTHLEYLYVLTVADINATNPSLWNSWRASLLRQLYTETKRALRRGLENPVDREEQIRQTQNAALDTLVRSGTDPDDAEQLWSQLGDDYFLRHTASDVAWHTDAILQHPDDGGPLVLIKETTQREFEGGTQIFIYAPDQHDFFAVTVAAMSQLNLSIHDARIITSTSQFTLDTYIVLDADGSSIGNNPARIEQIREGLITALRNPDDYPTIIQRRVPRQLKHFAFAPQVTIHNDAQRPVTILELTAPDRPGLLARIGRIFVEYDLSLQNAKIATLGERVEDVFFITDDKGQPLSDPEFCARLQEAIIAKLSEPSTPSPAQSITF, encoded by the coding sequence ATGCCGCAGATGGATACCGAACTGTTCGACCGTGGCCAGTTCCAGGCCGAACTGGCACTCAAATCCAGCCCCATCGCCGCCTTCAAGAAAGCCATCCGCCAGGCGCATGAAGTACTCGACTCGCGCTATCGGGCCGGCCGCGAGATCCGCCGCCTGGTGGAGGATCGCGCCTGGTTCGTCGACCAGATCCTGCAGGAAGCCTGGAAGCGCTTTAGCTGGTGCGAGGATGCCGACATCGCCCTGCTCGCCGTCGGCGGCTATGGTCGCGGCGAGCTGCACCCCTACTCCGACATCGACCTGCTGATTCTGCTCGACAGCAGTGACCATGAGATTTTCCGTGAGCCCATCGAAGGCTTCCTCACCCTGCTCTGGGACATCGGCCTGGAAGTCGGCCAGAGCGTGCGCAGTGTCGACGAATGCGCCGAAGAGGCCCGCGCCGACCTGACGGTAATCACCAACCTGATGGAAAGCCGCACCATCGCCGGCCCCGAACACCTGCGCCAACGCATGCAGCAGGTCACCAGCCCCGAGCAGATGTGGCCGAGCAAGCACTTCTATCTGGCCAAGCGCGAGGAGCGCAAGGCACGCCACGGCAAGTACAACGACACCGAATACAACCTCGAACCCAACGTCAAGGGTTCGCCCGGCGGCCTGCGCGACATCCAGACCATTCTCTGGGTCGCCCGCCGCCAGTTCGGCACGCTCAACCTGCAGGCCCTGGTCAGCCATGGCTTCCTGCTGGAGAGCGAATACGCCCTGCTCGCCTCCAGCCAGGAGTTCCTGTGGAAGGTGCGCTACGCCCTGCACATGCTCGCCGGACGCGCAGAGGATCGCCTGCTGTTCGATTATCAAGTGAAGATCGCCGCCCTGTTCGGCTACAAGGATGGCGACGGCAAGCGCAGCATCGAACACTTCATGCAGAAGTACTACCGCGTAGTCATGGGCATTTCCGAATTGTCGGATCTGCTCAACCAGCACTTCGAGGAAGTCATCCTGCGCGCTGCCGAAAGCAGCCAGTGCACACCGCTGAACAGCCGCTTCCAGGTGCGTGACGGCTACATCGAGGCCATCCACCCCAACATCTTCAAGCGCACCCCCTTCGCCATCCTCGAGATCTTTGTGCTGATGGCCCAACATCCGGAAATCAAGGGCGTGCGCGCCGGCACCATTCGCCTGCTGCGCGACAGCCGCCACCTGATCGACGACGATTTCCGCAAGGATATCCGCAACACCAGCCTGTTCATCGAGCTGTTCAAGTGCAAGGAGGGCATTCACCGCAACCTGCGGCGGATGAACCGCTACGGCATTCTCGGTCGCTACCTGCCGGAGTTCGGCGATATCGTCGGGCAGATGCAGCACGACCTGTTCCACATCTATACGGTCGACGCGCACACCCTCAACCTGATCAAGCACCTGCGCAAGTTCCGCTGGCCGGAGCTGGCGGAGAAATTCCCGCTGGCCAGCAAGATCATCGAGCGCCTGCCAAAGCCCGAGCTGATCTACCTGGCCGGGCTCTACCATGACATCGGCAAGGGCCGTGGCGGCGACCACTCCGAACTGGGCGCGCTGGATGCCGAGGCCTTCGCCCGTCGCCACCACCTGCCGGCCTGGGACAGCGCGCTGATCGTCTGGCTGGTGCAGCACCACCTGGTGATGTCCACCACCGCACAGCGCAAGGATCTCTCCGACCCACAGGTGATCCACGACTTCGCCCAGTTCGTCGGCGACCAGACCCACCTGGAATACCTCTACGTGCTGACTGTGGCCGACATCAACGCCACCAACCCCAGCCTGTGGAACTCCTGGCGCGCCAGCCTGCTGCGCCAGCTCTACACCGAAACCAAGCGCGCCCTGCGTCGAGGCCTGGAAAACCCGGTGGATCGTGAAGAACAGATTCGCCAGACGCAGAACGCCGCTCTGGACACCCTGGTGCGCAGCGGCACCGACCCGGACGATGCCGAGCAGCTCTGGAGCCAGCTCGGCGACGACTACTTCCTGCGCCATACCGCCAGCGACGTGGCCTGGCACACCGATGCCATCCTCCAGCATCCCGACGATGGCGGGCCACTGGTGCTGATCAAGGAAACCACCCAGCGCGAGTTCGAGGGTGGCACGCAGATCTTCATCTATGCCCCCGACCAGCACGACTTCTTCGCCGTGACGGTGGCGGCGATGAGCCAGCTCAATCTGAGCATTCACGATGCGCGAATCATCACCTCCACCAGCCAGTTCACCCTCGATACCTACATCGTGCTGGATGCCGACGGCAGTTCGATCGGCAACAACCCGGCGCGTATCGAACAGATTCGCGAGGGCCTGATCACCGCCCTGCGCAACCCCGACGACTACCCCACCATCATCCAGCGCCGGGTGCCGCGCCAGCTCAAGCACTTCGCCTTCGCCCCGCAGGTGACCATCCACAACGATGCGCAGCGCCCGGTGACCATACTCGAACTCACCGCACCGGATCGCCCCGGCCTGCTGGCGCGTATCGGGCGCATCTTCGTCGAATATGACCTGTCGCTGCAGAACGCCAAGATCGCCACGCTCGGCGAGCGGGTCGAGGACGTGTTCTTCATCACCGACGACAAGGGTCAGCCGCTGTCGGATCCAGAGTTCTGCGCGCGCCTGCAGGAGGCGATCATCGCCAAGCTTTCGGAGCCCAGCACGCCCAGCCCGGCGCAGAGCATTACCTTCTGA